From a region of the Sesamum indicum cultivar Zhongzhi No. 13 linkage group LG3, S_indicum_v1.0, whole genome shotgun sequence genome:
- the LOC105157371 gene encoding uncharacterized protein LOC105157371 (The sequence of the model RefSeq protein was modified relative to this genomic sequence to represent the inferred CDS: added 8 bases not found in genome assembly), which translates to MGCLVSTPKDTGGNRRRPANIGDVSVFVPGLRIPKSVDFSQSLGDHLAKSLVERLSALRTRIVVMAAQEAPTITRTRRKSATQHGGSTLGDLLQALEDYLPVLLGLVKDGSPLQHKIQFVWVNQEDEAEETAMYSAWYEVLSVLHLMATLSLSQANLLLLPRTSLDGYQPKVSEENRRSSVDVFLKAAGYLDCAVRHVLPQLPNELRRNLPVDLAEGVLRALCLQALGQGVDIQLGLAIDSTKATLAVKRRLACEMVKYWQQAQDNIMNVPLANGWGEKHRLFVKWKYIEAKAAAYYYHGLILDEGNTEKSHGMAVAALQAADEYLKESKKACEAFHASIPVSRNPPLWGTMKYLSEKIPKDTSSKVRINRDLYSHEKIMETAPTLPDFALALKPDEYQLPLVDVSWNEEATKKGQLSSNKSRG; encoded by the exons ATGGGATGCCTTGTATCGACTCCAAAGGACACTGGTGGAAACAGGAGGAGGCCAGCAAACATCGGAGATGTCTCTGTTTTTGTTCCAGGTTTACGGATCCCTAAGTCGGTTGATTTCTCTCAGTCGCTGGGAGATCACCTGGCTAAAAGCTTAGTTGAACGTCTTTCTGCTCTTAGAACCAGGATAGTTGTTATGGCTGCGCAAGAAGCTCCAACAATTACAAGAACCAGACGCAAATCTGCTACCCAACATG GGGGTTCAACGCTGGGTGATCTTCTACAGGCTCTAGAAGATTATTTGCCAGTTCTTTTGGGATTGGTTAAAGATG GGAGTCCTTTGCAACACAAAATACAGTTTGTTTGGGTCAATCAAGAGGATGAAGCAGAG GAAACAGCAATGTATAGTGCTTGGTATGAAGTATTATCTGTTTTGCACTTGATGGCAACACTATCATTATCACAAGCTAATTTATTACTGCTTCCAAGAACATCACTTGATGGTTATCAGCCAAAGGTATCAGAAG AGAACCGACGATCTTCTGTTGATGTTTTCTTAAAGGCAGCAGGTTATCTTGATTGTGCTGTCCGACATGTTCTTCCGCAGCTGCCCAATGAACTCAG GAGAAATCTTCCAGTGGACCTTGCTGAAGGAGTCCTAAGAGCACTTTGCCTGCAGGCACTAGGACAG GGTGTTGATATTCAGCTGGGACTTGCTATTGACAGTACTAAGGCTACACTAGCTGTGAAAAGAAGACTTGCTTGTGAGATGGTAAAATACTGGCAGCAG GCCCAAGACAACATCATGAACGTTCCACTAGCAAATGGTTGGGGTGAAAAGCATAGGCTATTCGTGAAGTGGAAATACATTGAAGCTAAG GCTGCAGCATATTACTATCATGGCCTAATTCTTGACGAGGGGAATACCGAGAAGTCTCATGGAATGGCTGTTGCTGCTCTGCAGGCAGCAGATGAGTATCTCAAAGAGAGTAAGAAGGCATGTGAAGCTTTTCATGCATCTATTCCTGTGTCAAG GAATCCTCCACTTTGGGGAACCATGAAGTATCTGTCTGAAAAGATTCCCAAGGATACTTCTAGCAAAGTGCGAATCAACAGGGACCTATACTCTCATGAAAA AATTATGGAGACGGCACCAACACTGCCAGATTTCGCGTTGGCCCTCAAACCTGATGAATATCAGCTTCCTCTTGTGGATGTCTCTTGGAATGAAGAAGCTACGAAGAAGGGTCAACTCAGCTCCAATAAGAGTA
- the LOC105157369 gene encoding CDT1-like protein a, chloroplastic yields the protein MEAPAPENTAEEKLKISSISPHKEGIVQIHDLEEDFSSPTPVKTKEPSRIKGNEERAELPDKYGTLLEIFNRMTSSLRLLSLRKRTPSFQNISSQVEILTGRKFLYIHIGQIKYILPEAVQIDKILIHDEKTKCMKSDMKITLLFDVVKDHHEESPYVALSNLFTSRLREFYMRHPEGCDIPEAALPEPFSSRKIAINGDSVSANLSVLSETETLNSSHLPPSFKTHFHQKAAATEMERTDVISPVKSACEVNGEMDGEIEELRSLPGSSSVASGSESTPLKPLVGSDSVIVETPVQSTPMRSISPTRSVLTCEDETKKTASQTSKQSTSAAKKSLDFYGMDGEDTIFSQKQISVCLTDLVLLIHQIFQSVNFCSITKGELVQKIIMNNFDIDDHNEVEIQMEHLERLVPDWFCKRLAPSGDLLYNVKKVSDVNSICERIDVI from the exons ATGGAAGCACCAGCACCGGAAAACACTGCGGAAGAGAAGCTCAAAATTTCTTCCATCTCTCCACACAAGGAAGGAATTGTTCAAATCCATGACTTGGAAGAGGATTTTTCGTCTCCAACACCAGTGAAAACCAAAGAACCATCACGTATTAAGGGCAACGAAGAGCGGGCTGAACTTCCGGACAA GTATGGTACCTTACTGGAGATTTTTAATCGCATGACTAGTTCGTTGAGGTTGTTGAGTCTACGTAAAAGGACACCAAGTTTTCAGAACATTAGCAGTCAAGTTGAAATCCTGACAGGAAG AAAATtcctatacatacatattggacaaataaaatatatacttccTGAAGCAGTTCAGATTGATAAGATTCTCATACATGATGAGAAAACCAAGTGCATGAAGTCAGACATGAAGATTACGTTGCTTTTTGATGTTGTAAAAGATCATCATGAAGAATCTCCGTATGTGGCTCTGAGCAATCTTTTCACTTCCAGACTAAGAGAGTTTTACATGAGACATCCTGAG GGCTGTGATATCCCTGAAGCTGCACTACCAGAGCCATTCAGCTCAAGAAAAATCGCCATAAATGGAGACTCAGTCTCTGCAAACTTATCAGTTTTGTCTGAGACGGAGACATTAAATTCATCCCATCTGCCTCCTTCTTTTAAAACACACTTTCATCAGAAGGCTGCTGCGACAGAGATGGAGAGGACAGATGTCATTTCTCCTGTCAAATCTGCATGTGAGGTTAATGGAGAGATGGATGGAGAGATTGAAGAACTAAGGTCACTTCCTGGTTCTTCTTCTGTAGCCAGTGGGAGTGAGAGCACTCCTCTGAAGCCTCTTGTGGGAAGTGATAGTGTAATTGTTGAAACACCAGTACAATCTACCCCAATGAGGTCAATTTCGCCAACTAGATCAGTGCTAACCTGTGAAGACGAGACCAAGAAGACGGCAAGCCAAACCAGCAAGCAATCCACTTCAGCTGCTAAGAAATCATTAGATTTCTATGGCATGGACGGTGAAGACACTATCTTCTCACAGAAGCAAATATCTGTTTGCTTGACTGACCTCGTTCTCTTGATTCACCAAATATTTCAATCTGTCAACTTTTGTTCAATTACAAAGGGAGAACTTGTTCAGAAgattattatgaataattttgacATTGACGACCACA ATGAGGTTGAAATTCAAATGGAGCACCTCGAGAGGCTGGTTCCAGATT
- the LOC105157375 gene encoding protein FAR1-RELATED SEQUENCE 6-like, translated as MEPSPLEAVCLNSEPLFGEGDQYEDEGDCSMLEHSDEAHEMQLKKEFLLPTVGLEFESFDEAYDFYNVYAKGQGFGIRVSNSWFRSKRRERYRAKLSCSSAGFKKKSDANNPRPETRTGCPAMVIIKLVEAKRWRIVEVELDHNHPVSPEVKRFYKSHKKMFLAAKNGQQSEPVKEIHTIRLYRTAVVDAICNGHSKTDGRVDRNPTNHSKHLELKEGDAPAVYNFFCRMKLTNPNFFYLMDLDAEGHLNNVFFADARSRIAYNYFSDTVTIDTTSLTNKYEIPLISFVGINHHGQSVLLGCGFLGHESVEYFVWMFRAWLTCMQGPHPQVIVTDQSKPLDIAVSEVFPQARHCYCLSYIMHRVPEKLGGLTGFETIKRQLNKAVYDSLKISEFEIFWAEMINQHSLTDNKWLQLLYADRQRWVPVYLKDISFVGILPINDCECSSAFFDGYVHKHTSFKEFLDKYDLALQRKHLKEAMEDFESRNSSFELKTKSNFELQLSKVYTKGMFKKCQIEVEGMHSCFNTKQVNSDGSVMTFVVKEQKQVEGNDKEVKHYEVLYEATQIEVRCICSLFNFKGFLCRHALSVLNYKGVEEIPLQYILSRWSIDYKRNFLLDAGFSDADVDSPLQWYNHLFRRSLQLLEEGAQSQEHYEAVTRELDTLLTKFSLLDNRFM; from the exons ATGGAGCCGTCGCCG TTGGAGGCAGTCTGTCTTAACAGCGAACCACTTTTTGGGGAAGGTGACCAATATGAAGATGAAGGAGACTGTTCAATGTTGGAACATAGTGATGAAGCTCAtgaaatgcaattaaaaaaggaatttTTGCTGCCTACTGTGGGATTGGAGTTCGAGTCTTTTGATGAAGCTTATGACTTCTATAATGTCTATGCCAAGGGACAAGGGTTTGGGATCAGAGTGAGTAATTCATGGTTCCGATCAAAAAGAAGGGAGAGGTACAGAGCAAAACTCAGCTGCAGCAGTGCTggtttcaagaaaaaaagtgaTGCAAACAATCCAAGGCCTGAAACAAGAACAGGATGTCCTGCAATGGTAATCATCAAGCTCGTGGAAGCTAAAAGGTGGAGAATAGTCGAGGTTGAGCTTGACCACAATCATCCAGTGAGCCCTGAAGTTAAACGTTTCTATAAGTCACATAAAAAGATGTTTCTTGCTGCCAAGAATGGACAGCAATCTGAACCCGTGAAAGAAATACACACAATTAGGTTATACCGGACAGCTGTTGTGGATGCTATATGTAATGGGCACTCTAAGACAGATGGGAGAGTTGATAGAAATCCCACTAATCACTCAAAGCATCTAGAGCTCAAAGAGGGGGATGCACCTGCagtatataatttcttttgtcgTATGAAGCTGACAAATccaaactttttttatctGATGGATCTTGACGCTGAAGGGCATTTGAACAATGTGTTCTTTGCTGATGCTAGGTCTAGGATTGCTTATAATTACTTCTCAGACACTGTCACAATCGATACAACAAGCTTGACAAACAAGTATGAGATTcctttaatttcatttgtGGGAATAAACCACCATGGACAATCTGTCTTATTAGGATGTGGCTTCCTTGGACACGAGTCTGTGGAGTATTTTGTTTGGATGTTTAGAGCCTGGCTTACATGTATGCAGGGGCCACATCCGCAAGTTATTGTCACCGATCAGTCCAAACCCTTGGATATAGCAGTTTCTGAGGTTTTTCCACAGGCCCGTCATTGTTATTGTTTGTCCTATATCATGCATCGTGTTCCTGAGAAATTGGGTGGATTGACTGGGTTTGAAACAATCAAGAGGCAACTTAATAAAGCAGTGTATGATTCATTGAAGATATCTGAGTTCGAAATTTTCTGGGCTGAGATGATTAATCAACACAGCCTCACGGACAATAAATGGCTTCAGTTATTGTATGCAGACAGACAAAGATGGGTGCCAGTATACTTAAAAGATATTTCTTTTGTAGGGATACTCCCGATCAATGATTGTGAGTGCTCCAGTGCATTTTTTGACGGTTATGTACACAAACATACATCTTTCAAAGAATTCCTCGACAAGTATGATCTGGCTTTACAAAGAAAGCATTTGAAAGAAGCCATGGAAGATTTTGAGTCCAGGAATTCAAGTTTTGAgttgaaaacaaaatcaaatttcgaGTTGCAGCTGTCGAAGGTGTATACCAAGGGAATGTTTAAGAAATGTCAAATTGAAGTTGAGGGGATGCATTCTTGTTTCAACACAAAGCAAGTGAATTCTGATGGCTCAGTTATGACGTTTGTTGTCAAAGAACAAAAACAGGTTGAAGGAAATGATAAGGAGGTCAAACATTATGAGGTTCTGTATGAGGCAACTCAAATTGAAGTACGCTGCATTTGTAGTTTGTTCAATTTCAAAGGTTTTTTGTGCAGGCATGCATTAAGTGTTCTTAATTATAAGGGAGTAGAAGAAATACCATTGCAGTACATTCTGTCTCGTTGGAGTATAGATTATAAGCGTAACTTTCTGTTAGATGCTGGATTTAGTGATGCTGATGTGGATAGTCCTTTGCAATGGTATAATCATCTGTTTAGACGTTCTCTTCAACTTCTTGAAGAGGGGGCACAGTCTCAAGAACATTACGAAGCTGTAACGCGAGAACTGGATACTTTATTGACTAAATTTAGTCTACTGGATAACAGATTTATGTGA
- the LOC105157370 gene encoding UPF0415 protein C7orf25 homolog: protein MEDRESASAVEDAKRRCVALTDRLHRLSKSKLFTSPKTTLFRLIHSELTFLQRLSATFHPSPPLSSNIGHLEAVVHVLQQQCITGVSRVCKPITLSPLHSIYVDIVCSLNGSPVWFIVSDRNPRYISWDVGVADKNKGLKKKIQQVIHAARDSPVTLKPSSVVLFFSNGLDDNVYQKVRCEYGAVDLKLEPFCYEELELEDNWTNVVLGRLFPDACVIQIEVDQDVCAMQKNIPQPARMDGHISCKKCDVYSDFHLGTSLQSLVSGMKCWCCSLDNVELDVGFLKQSWRDVEAKLVNFDTTAMVAVVSGISNGRTAKLLATPESELRGRFKGNYYFVIAQVDSENQNPIHSELLSVISGKRGIICESVRSEYQELVAMCGGPNEKLRAEYFLKFLKVVPDCPSTRLMSLPTTRKLALKNKVVFGTGDYWCAPTITANMAFVRAVSQTGMSLSVIEHRPRALIGD, encoded by the exons ATGGAAGATAGAGAAAGCGCCTCAGCAGTCGAAGATGCCAAGAGGAGGTGCGTTGCCCTCACTGATCGACTTCATCGCTTAAGCAAATCTAAGCTTTTTACCTCCCCGAAGACCACCCTCTTCCGACTAATTCACTCCGAGCTCACCTTTCTCCAGCGCCTCTCCGCCACTTTTCATCCCTCTCCTCCTCTCAG TTCCAATATCGGTCACCTGGAGGCTGTGGTGCACGTCCTTCAGCAACAGTGCATAACTGGAGTATCACGGGTTTGCAAGCCCATTACTTTGTCCCCTTTGCATAGCATTTACGTCGATATAGTTTGTTCTCTGAATGGGAGTCCTGTTTGGTTTATTGTCTCTGATAGAAACCCCAGATACATTTCCTGGGATGTCGGTGTTGCTGATAAAAATAAGggcttaaagaaaaaaattcagcaaGTTATTCATGCTGCGCGTGACTCCCCTGTAACGCTCAAGCCCTCGTCTGTTgtgcttttcttttccaatgGTCTTGATGATAATGTTTATCAGAAGGTTAGATGCGAATATGGAGCTGTGGACTTGAAATTGGAGCCTTTTTGCTATGAAGAGTTGGAATTGGAGGACAACTGGACTAATGTGGTGCTTGGTAGGTTGTTTCCTGATGCGTGTGTAATCCAGATAGAGGTTGACCAAGATGTTTGTGCGATGCAGAAAAATATTCCTCAGCCTGCAAGGATGGATGGCCATATATCCTGCAAGAAGTGCGATGTATACTCTGATTTCCATCTAGGAACATCCTTACAGTCTCTTGTTTCTGGAATGAAGTGCTGGTGCTGCTCTTTGGATAATGTAGAGCTTGATGTTGGATTTCTGAAGCAGTCGTGGAGAGATGTTGAAGCCAAGTTGGTTAATTTTGATACAACGGCTATGGTTGCGGTTGTCTCAGGAATTAGTAATGGCAGGACAGCAAAACTTTTGGCTACACCAGAGAGTGAATTAAGAGGTCGGTTTAAGGGCAACTACTACTTTGTGATTGCCCAG GTCGACTCTGAAAATCAGAACCCAATCCATAGTGAATTGTTGAGTGTCATATCAGGAAAACGAGGAATTATATGTGAAAGTGTTCGTTCAGAATATCAGGAGCTTGTCGCAATGTGTGGAGGACCTAATGAGAAACTTAGAGCTGAATACTTTCTGAAGTTTCTGAA GGTAGTGCCTGATTGCCCATCAACGCGACTGATGAGCCTTCCAACCACCCGAAAGCTGGCATTGAAGAACAAAGTGGTTTTTGGCACTGGTGATTATTGGTGTGCTCCAACTATAACGGCAAATATGGCTTTTGTCCGGGCTGTTTCACAGACAGGAATGTCTCTGTCTGTAATAGAGCACAGACCTCGGGCACTAATTGGTGACTAG
- the LOC105157374 gene encoding alcohol dehydrogenase-like 6, with protein sequence MSVISCKAAVAWAAGEPLVIEDVELSPPRPMEIRIKVVCTSLCRSDVTAWLSQAQPQIYPRIFGHEASGIVESVGEGVTEFEEGDHVLTLFTGECMRCRQCASGKSNICQVLGLERQGVMHSDKQTRFSIRGKPIYHYCAVSSFSEYTVVHSGCAVKISSTAPLEKICLLSCGVAAGLGAAWKVANISEGSTVVIFGLGTVGLSVAQGAKLRGASRVIGVDTNTEKSERGKDFGVTDFLNPKDYDQPIHQVINRITDGGADYAFECVGDTGMINTALQSCCSGWGLTVTLGVPKEKPEIAAHYGLFLTGRTLTGSLFGGWKPKSDLPSLVDMYLRKEIKIDDYITHNLMLEDINEAFDLMREGKCLRCVIQMPT encoded by the exons ATGTCTGTGATCAGCTGCAAAGCGGCGGTGGCATGGGCCGCTGGAGAACCATTAGTGATAGAAGATGTGGAGCTCAGCCCGCCTCGCCCCATGGAGATCCGCATTAAAGTAGTTTGCACTTCGCTTTGCCGCAGCGATGTCACCGCTTGGCTCTCTCAG GCACAACCTCAAATATATCCTCGAATATTTGGCCATGAAGCTTCAGG GATTGTTGAGAGTGTGGGTGAAGGAGTGACTGAGTTTGAAGAGGGGGACCATGTGCTTACTTTATTTACAGGAGAATGTATGAGATGCAGACAATGTGCCTCAGGTAAAAGCAATATTTGCCAAGTATTGGGATTGGAACGCCAAGGCGTAATGCACAGTGACAAGCAAACACGCTTCTCAATAAGGGGAAAGCCCATATATCACTATTGCGCTGTTTCAAGTTTCAGCGAATACACAGTTGTGCACTCTGGATGTGCTGTGAAGATTAGCTCAACTGCACCTTTGGAGAAAATATGCCTTCTCAGCTGTGGAGTTGCAGCAG GTTTAGGTGCAGCTTGGAAAGTTGCTAATATCTCAGAAGGATCAACTGTGGTCATTTTTGGTCTTGGAACTGTAGGCCTTTCT GTCGCACAAGGTGCTAAACTGAGGGGAGCTTCTCGAGTAATTGGTGTTGACACAAATACAGAGAAGAGTGAAAGAG GAAAGGATTTTGGAGTAACAGACTTTTTGAACCCAAAAGACTATGATCAACCAATTCATCAG GTTATTAACCGTATTACTGATGGTGGGGCAGACTATGCATTTGAGTGTGTCGGAGATACTGGAATGATTAACACAGCTCTACAGTCTTGTTGCAGT GGTTGGGGTTTGACTGTGACCCTTGGTGTGCCCAAAGAGAAGCCAGAAATAGCAGCTCACTATGGACTGTTTCTCACTGGAAGAACACTCACAGGATCCCTTTTTGGTGGATGGAAACCAAAATCTGATCTTCCTTCACTAGTTGATATGTACCTAAGGAAG GAAATTAAGATTGATGACTACATTACACACAATCTGATGCTTGAAGATATAAACGAGGCATTCGACTTAATGAGAGAAGGAAAATGCTTGCGCTGTGTCATCCAAATGCCAACGTAG
- the LOC105157372 gene encoding NDR1/HIN1-like protein 13, whose protein sequence is MADHQRIHPLVTDVEAPPPTRHPAPQASLVRSEKGDPGQHQVPLGHAVAAMPPALKPPKRRNCWCKCLCWTLSLLIVLLIIVGATAGILYLVFQPKLPKYSVDNLRISDLTLNFDLSLYARFNVRITAENPNKKIGIYYEKGSHLSVWYKNTNLCQGSIPRFYQGHQNRTVLNVALTGQNQYGRTLLEALQEQQQTGRIPLDLKIDVPVSIKLGKLKLKKVRVVGTCMLIVDSLSTNSLINIKASTCNFGVKL, encoded by the coding sequence ATGGCTGACCACCAAAGAATACACCCATTGGTGACCGACGTGGAAGCACCACCACCTACACGGCATCCAGCGCCTCAAGCCTCACTCGTAAGATCAGAAAAAGGAGATCCAGGGCAACATCAAGTTCCATTAGGGCACGCTGTTGCAGCAATGCCGCCTGCTCTGAAACCCCCAAAAAGGAGAAATTGTTGGTGCAAATGCCTGTGTTGGACACTCAGCCTCCTCATCGTCCTGCTGATCATTGTTGGAGCCACTGCAGGCATTCTTTACCTTGTATTTCAACCCAAGCTTCCCAAATACTCAGTTGACAATCTCAGAATATCAGATTTGACTCTGAACTTCGACTTGAGCCTTTACGCAAGGTTCAATGTCAGGATCACTGCTGAAAACCCGAATAAAAAGATTGGAATCTACTATGAGAAAGGGAGCCATTTGAGTGTGTggtacaaaaatacaaatctcTGTCAAGGATCAATCCCCAGATTCTACCAAGGGCACCAGAATAGGACAGTGTTGAACGTGGCCTTGACAGGCCAAAATCAATATGGGAGGACTCTGCTGGAAGCATTGCAGGAGCAGCAACAGACTGGAAGGATTCCGCTGGATCTCAAGATAGATGTGCCCGTGAGCATTAAACTCGGGAAGCTCAAGCTGAAGAAGGTGAGGGTAGTAGGCACCTGCATGCTGATTGTCGATAGCTTATCTACCAATAGTTTAATCAACATTAAAGCCAGTACCTGTAATTTTGGAGTGAAGCTCTGA
- the LOC105157376 gene encoding phytochrome-associated serine/threonine-protein phosphatase has translation MDLDQWISKVKDGQHLSEDELQLLCEYVKEILIEESNVQPVNSPVTVCGDIHGQFHDLMKLFQTGGHVPETNYIFMGDFVDRGYNSLEVFTILLLLKARYPANITLLRGNHESRQLTQVYGFYDECQRKYGNANAWRYCTDVFDYLTLSAIIDXQVLCVHGGLSPDIRTIDQIRVIERNCEIPHEGPFCDLMWSDPEDIETWAVSPRGAGWLFGSRVTSEFNHINKLDLVCRAHQLVQEGLKYMFQDKGLVTVWSAPNYCYRCGNVASILSFNENMEREVKFFTETEENNQMRGPRTGVPYFL, from the exons GTAAAAGAGATTTTGATTGAGGAGTCAAATGTTCAGCCTGTGAACAGCCCAGTCACGGTTTGTGGGGATATCCATGGACAGTTTCATGATCTAATGAAACTTTTCCAGACTGGAGGTCATGTACCAGAgacaaattacatttttatg GGAGATTTTGTTGATCGTGGTTATAATAGTCTAGAAGTTTTTACCATCCTTCTACTTCTCAAAGCAAG ATACCCTGCTAACATTACTCTTCTACGTGGAAATCATGAAAGCAGGCAACTAACACAG GTTTACGGATTCTATGATGAATGTCAAAGGAAGTATGGGAATGCTAATGCTTGGCGTTATTGCACTGATGTTTTTGACTATCTAACTCTGTCAGCAATTATTGATN GGCAGGTTCTTTGCGTACATGGTGGCTTATCTCCTGATATTAGAACTATTGATCAG ATTCGGGTCATTGAGCGGAATTGTGAGATTCCCCATGAAGGGCCCTTCTGTGACTTAATGTGGAGTGATCCTGAAGATATTGAGACATGGGCAGTGAGTCCTCGAGGAGCTGGCTGGCTTTTTGGATCCAGGGTTACATCTGAG TTCAATCATATCAACAAACTTGATCTAGTTTGTCGGGCCCACCAACTTGTTCAAGAAGGTCTAAAGTATATGTTTCAAGATAAAGGGCTTGTAACT GTGTGGTCTGCACCAAATTATTGTTATCGCTGTGGAAATGTGGCATCAATATTGAGCTTCAATGAGAATATG GAAAGAGAAGTGAAGTTTTTCACAGAGACCGAAGAAAACAACCAGATGCGAGGACCAAGAACTGGAGTACCTTATTTTCTTTGA